One genomic window of Haliotis asinina isolate JCU_RB_2024 chromosome 4, JCU_Hal_asi_v2, whole genome shotgun sequence includes the following:
- the LOC137281448 gene encoding vitelline envelope sperm lysin receptor-like, with amino-acid sequence MTAYIVLMVVGLMVPVWAPPPPGYVFDISPECGTDGISDGYITIMTDTGMEAKAICAGGKEVFFSTEDNVFFGLSVSYPGKGSSPCVFAQKPKAKVFTVEIHVSFGEAGRRLHSPEDEFKLSCSFQPEGEKGSEPLKVAPPASAPVVLQGNKPPKSKSHIKVIMVDVLGRSLSGVPIAAGKTVRLKAMSLTAGDKGIQPESCDAVDSKGNKLSMLRDGCGDGMVVPKDKGFTTNGTVALSHFFRLFTINGDPGIRFKCKVLVCSTDCNGFTCAKETKSGRKRRGVAVLTKLKKSPVMQWMRGTQGVSEAYKLTDIGLGESLSPR; translated from the exons ATGACTGCATACATTGTCTTGATGGTTGTGGGCTTAATG GTACCGGTCTGGGCTCCTCCCCCGCCTGGCTATGTATTCGACA TTTCTCCAGAATGTGGAACTGATGGTATTTCTGATGGTTACATCACTATAATGACGGACACCGGAATGGAAGCTAAGGCAATCTGTGCGGGAGGAAAGGAGGTTTTCTTCAGCACTGAGGATAATGTCTTCTTTGGGCTGTCAGTATCGTATCCGGGCAAGGGGTCTTCACCTTGCGTCTTTGCG CAAAAGCCAAAAGCCAAAGTGTTCACGGTCGAGATCCACGTCTCCTTTGGGGAAGCTGGCCGGCGTCTTCACTCCCCGGAAGATGAGTTCAAACTGTCGTGCTCCTTCCAGCCAGAGGGGGAGAAGGGCAGTGAGCCTCTCAAAGTCGCCCCACC AGCTAGCGCTCCGGTGGTACTTCAGGGCAATAAACCGCCTAAGAGCAAGTCGCACATCAAAGTAATCATGGTGGATGTCCTAGGCAGATCTCTCTCAGGGGTTCCCATCGCGGCGGGCAAGACAGTGCGCCTCAAAGCCATGAGTCTCA ctgctggcgacaaAGGAATCCAGCCAGAATCTTGTGACGCTGTTGATTCCAAAGGAAACAAATTGTCCATGCTGCGAGATGG ATGTGGCGATGGTATGGTTGTCCCCAAGGACAAAGGATTTACGACCAATGGAACTGTAGCCCTCAGTCACTTCTTTCGCCTCTTTACCATCAACGGTGATCCAGGAATTCGTTTTAAGTGCAAGGTTTTAGTGTGTTCTACAGACTGCAACGGG TTTACGTGTGCCAAGGAAACAAAATCAGGCCGAAAACGGAGAGGGGTTGcagttttgacaaaactgaaaa AGTCGCCGGTGATGCAGTGGATGCGAGGGACCCAGGGCGTGTCCGAGGCTTACAAGCTGACCGACATCGGCCTCGGGGAGTCCTTGAGTCCGCGATGA